A stretch of the Methanobacterium veterum genome encodes the following:
- a CDS encoding CDP-glycerol glycerophosphotransferase family protein: protein MDVYTMFHSFQLEKFFIEEKILTVSINGTFDYLNNSKKPKLSITFDNGAENRRLPLQVTSFYLDSGKCFIHAECEYELEYLFWRENYDCISIRFSLMYGGNYIDNLKLNFKNSILASDNIYYKVADKDEKVVILPQKSLEEHKRLNSKYGPLITIYSYLLFFMAVILIPLFALDAVLAQKGISEKSPDFKRTHNKLIAVLFHINWKIYEFSAHGLGRRRFKLWIMGRLYNLLRRRKVRENQIAFVSERREDLTGNFEFIYHKIGDDPSISIVKFLNTKPIKSLSIMEMINYVNILSTSKVILLDDFMPSIHTFDLKDDITLIQLWHAVGAFKTFGFSRIGKEGGPQQFSPNHRSYDRAIVSSKEISKFYAEGFGLSNEKVVATGVPRTDVFFDEEYRKKVESSFYMEYPHLVDKKIILFAPTFRGDGKQDAHYPMDLFNLKQIHEAIGGEYVVIVKHHPFVTEKMKIPPEYKNFIMDLSKNSEINDLLFVSDLVITDYSSVIFESSLLNVPMLFYAYDLEEYIDSRDFYYEFETFVPGKIVFNQEQVINAILNEDFEMEKISKFKNRFFDHLDGRSTERVVDMIYKILNS from the coding sequence ATGGACGTTTATACCATGTTTCATTCATTTCAGCTAGAAAAATTTTTTATTGAAGAAAAAATACTGACAGTTTCAATAAATGGGACCTTTGATTATCTAAACAATTCTAAAAAGCCTAAACTAAGTATAACATTTGATAATGGGGCAGAAAATAGAAGATTGCCCTTACAAGTAACAAGTTTTTATTTAGATTCAGGTAAATGTTTTATCCACGCAGAATGTGAATATGAACTGGAATATTTGTTTTGGAGGGAAAACTATGACTGTATTTCCATTAGATTTTCATTGATGTACGGTGGAAATTACATCGATAATTTGAAACTGAATTTTAAAAACAGTATTTTAGCATCTGATAATATTTACTATAAAGTTGCAGATAAAGATGAAAAAGTAGTTATTTTACCTCAAAAATCTTTAGAAGAACATAAACGGTTAAACAGTAAGTATGGGCCTTTGATAACTATTTATAGTTATCTATTATTCTTTATGGCCGTTATTTTGATTCCTTTATTTGCTTTAGATGCAGTTCTGGCTCAAAAAGGGATCTCAGAAAAATCTCCTGATTTTAAAAGAACTCATAATAAGTTAATTGCGGTTTTATTCCATATCAACTGGAAAATATATGAGTTTTCAGCACATGGTTTGGGTAGAAGGCGTTTTAAATTGTGGATCATGGGGCGATTATATAATTTACTGCGCAGGCGCAAAGTAAGGGAAAATCAGATAGCATTTGTATCTGAAAGAAGAGAGGATCTTACAGGTAATTTTGAGTTTATTTACCATAAAATAGGAGATGATCCATCTATTTCAATAGTCAAATTCTTAAACACCAAACCTATCAAAAGTTTGAGTATTATGGAAATGATTAATTATGTAAACATTCTATCAACCTCCAAAGTTATTTTACTGGATGATTTCATGCCGAGTATACATACATTTGATCTTAAAGATGATATCACTTTAATACAGCTGTGGCATGCCGTTGGGGCCTTTAAAACATTTGGATTTTCAAGGATTGGGAAAGAAGGAGGTCCACAGCAATTTTCTCCAAATCACCGTTCATATGATCGTGCTATTGTAAGTTCTAAAGAGATATCAAAGTTTTATGCAGAAGGGTTTGGCTTATCCAATGAAAAGGTTGTTGCCACAGGTGTTCCAAGGACAGATGTTTTCTTTGATGAAGAGTACAGGAAAAAAGTAGAATCTTCCTTTTATATGGAGTACCCTCATTTAGTCGATAAAAAAATAATCCTTTTTGCACCGACATTTAGGGGTGATGGAAAGCAGGATGCTCATTATCCAATGGATTTATTCAATCTAAAGCAAATTCATGAAGCCATTGGCGGGGAATATGTGGTCATAGTTAAACATCACCCATTTGTAACTGAAAAAATGAAAATACCTCCAGAATATAAAAATTTTATAATGGATCTCTCCAAAAATTCTGAAATAAATGATCTGTTATTTGTATCTGATTTAGTCATTACTGATTATTCATCAGTTATATTTGAATCATCTCTTTTAAATGTGCCTATGCTATTTTATGCTTATGATTTAGAAGAATATATTGATTCAAGGGATTTTTATTATGAATTTGAAACTTTTGTGCCGGGTAAAATAGTGTTTAATCAGGAACAGGTCATTAACGCAATTTTAAATGAAGATTTTGAAATGGAAAAGATTTCAAAGTTTAAAAATAGATTCTTTGATCATCTTGATGGAAGGTCTACAGAAAGGGTTGTTGACATGATCTATAAAATTTTGAACTCGTGA